Within Sandaracinaceae bacterium, the genomic segment ATCGGGTGCACGTGCCCGACCGCGTCGCCGACGAGGCGCACGTCGCCGGCCCCGAAGAGGGCGCGCGGGCGGAACTGGTTGATGGCCCAGCCGCTCGGGCCGCGCTCGAGCGCCGCGCGGAGCGCCGGGCGCATCTTCTCGGGGACCACGGGGCCGAAGCCGTCCCAGAGCGCTTCCAGCGAGCGCGCCTGCGGGCCCAGCGCGATCGGCACGTCGAGGCAGCCGCGGATGAGGCCGTCGCCGATGCGGTAGAAGAGCGCCGGCCCGGGGCCTCCCAGGATCAGGTGGCCGAAGCCCTCGAAGGGCAGCTCCACGTCCCGCAGCTCGACCGACGCCATGTACGAGAGCGGCGCCGCCTTCACCGTCTGGATCCCGAGGCTCTCGCGCACCGTCGACTTGCGTCCGTCGGCGCCGATGACGCGCCCGGCCCGGATGTCGGTGGCGCGACCGCTCTTCTTCTCCTCGATGCGCACGACGCCGTCCGCGACGCGCACCGCCCGGCCGCCGATGAGCAGCTCCACGCCATCCTCGGCCCGGAGCGCGTCCCGCATCGCGTCGACGATCGCGTGGTGCTCGGCGCTGAGCGCGACGCCCTTGGTGTAGGGCATCTCGATCGGCTCGCTGCCGTCGTCGGGGAAGATCACGAAGCCGTAGCCCGCGCGGGCGCGCGCCTGCTCGAGCCGTCCCACACGGAGCGCGTCGAGCACCTCGACCCCGGTCGGGTGGAGCCACTCTCCGGCGAAGCGCTTGGCGGCGCGCGGGTCTGCCTCGACCACGAGGACGGAGGCGCCCTTGCGCGCGTGCGCGAGCGCGGCCCCACATCCGGCCGGGCCTGCGCCCACCACCACGACGTCGTAGCTGCTGCGGTTCATGACTGCTCCTTCGGCTCCAACAACGGGAAGCGGTTCAAACGACGGCCGGGCGACGGTCGCGGCGACCGCCCTCGGTCCAGGCGGCGCGCGCCTTCGCGCGGCTCACGAAGAGCCCCAGCGCCCACGGGGGGAAATAGGATCGGTAGAGGCGGTACTCGAGGAGCGCGGTGTGGAAGAAGATCCCCTCGGGGTCTTGCTTCGGCCACGTTCCGTCGGCGCGCTGCGTGCGTGCCAGCAGACGCGCCGCTCGCTCGAGCGCGGCGAAGTCGGGCTCCTCGGCCTCGAGCAGGCACGTCAGCGCCCAGGCGGTCTGCACCACCTGCGCCTCCTCGTGCTCGACGTAGCGGTGCTCGGTCACGCTCGCGAAGTGCTCGCCCCAGCCGCCGTCCGGGCGCTGGCGCTCGAGCAGCCACGCGCACGCGCGACGGATCTGCGGGTCGACGCAGGGCACGCCCGCGGCGAGCAGGCCGCGCACCCCGAAGAGCGTGCCGTAGATGAAGTTCACGCCCCACATGCCCTCGAAGGAGCCGTCGGCGTTCTGCGCCGCGCGGAGCCGCTGCACGCCGCGCTCGATCGCCGCGTCGACCTGCTCGCGCATGCGGTCGGGGTAGCGCTCGCGGAAGGCGGCGAGGCCCTGCACGCAAGAAGACGTGCACTCCACGTAGGAGCGCTCGGTCATGCACGCGCCGAACATCTCCGACGGGTTCAGCCAGTCGATCGACAGCCGCGCGTGGCGCCGCGCCTCGTAGCTCCCGAAGCCGCCGTCCGCGTTCTGACAGCGCAGCACGAACTCCGCCGCCTGCTGCATCGCGCGCGCGCTCGGCCGGGCCACGGGGCTGTGCAGCCGCGCGAGGATCGCCTCGGCCGTGCAGTCGCTCACCGGCCAGCCATGCCAGACGCCCGCGAAGCAGTAACCGCCGGTCGGGTCCAGGCGATCGTGCTGCGCCTCGAGGCCGGTGCCCTTCTTGATCTGCTGGCTGGCGAGGAAGGCGTCCGCCTGCGTCAGCGCGCTCGTCAGATCCACGTGCGGTGCCGCGGCGCTCAGCGCCTGGGCCGCGAAGGCCGTGTCCCAGGTCGCGCTCCGGGCGCCCGCGATGCGCGTGCCCTCCTGCTCGTCCTCCCAGATCCAGCCCTCGAACGCCTCGAGGCCCTGCGACAGATCCGGGTCGTCGGGATCGGCCGCGTGGAGCGCGAGCAGGCCGAGCATGCCGCTGACCGGGGAGATGCAGGTGTAGTGCGTCGAGCGCAGCTCGTAGCGGATCTTCTCGCGCAGGTCGCCGAGCAGCTTCTCGCGGAGCGCGGGCGACTTCGCCTTCTCGAACGCGACCAGCGCGCGGTAGCCCAGCTTCAGGAGCGGGCCCGGCGCGTCGTGCACGTCGCCGTCGCGCAGGGTCTCGCGCGCGGCCTCGAAGTCGATGTCGGCGTAGGGCGCGAGGAAGATCTCGTCGCGCACGCAGCGCACGGTCGCCGTCGCCTCGCGGGTCACGCGGCCGCCGTAGAGCGCGGCCATGCCCATGTAGATGAGGCGCGTGTGGCAGTAGTAGCGGCTCGGGTGCACGGGCAGCCAGCGCGGGGTCGCCCAGAGCTCGGGCACCACCGGGTTGACGCCCTCCCACTCGTAGAGGCCGACCAGCGCGAGCCAGAGCTTGCCCCAGCTCGGGATGCCGACCGCCCCGCCCTCGCGGCGGATGAAGGCCTTCGCCTCGCGCAGCAAGGGCGCGTCCTTGTCGAGCCCGAGCAGCCGCGCCGCGACGTAGACGAGCGTGGTGACGAAGAGGTAGGGCTCGCTCTTCTCGTGCAGGCCCCAGGCGCCGCCCGGCAGCCGCGTGTCCTCGAAGTGCTTCAGCAGGAGGCGCTTGCGCTCCTCGCCGATGGGGCGCTGCATGACGTGCGAGGCGAGCACGTACTGCGCGGCCAGCATCGGGCACCAGACGACCTCGCCCTCGAACGAGCCGTCCTCGGCCTGCTCGGCCACGAGCGCCTGCGCGCCGCGGCTCAGCGCGGTCTCGATCGACGCCGCGCGCCCGCTCCGGCTGGGCAGCCCCACTACCTCGGCCTCGCCCGTGTGGTGCATGGCGCCGACGAAGCGCGTGGTGCCGCGCGCCTCGAGCTTCTCGGCCAGCCCGTCGGGCAGCAGATCGCTCCAGCCGAGCGCGCCGCCGACCATCCAGCCGACGCGCTCGAGCATCGCCTTGCCGGTCTTGTGGGCGAAGCGCAGATCGCCGCGCGCGCCGGCCCTGGCCACCCGGGCCGCGCTCGAGAGCATCACGCGGAGGCACGAGCCGCCGAAGCGCAGCACGCCGTCGTGCTCGCCCGCGATGTAGCTCATCGTGCGGAGCCGCTCGCCGGGATCGTCGCGCCACATCGCGTACATCGCGCGGCGGATGGCGACGCTCTCGGGCGCCTCGTCGGTCAGCACCTCGGCCAGGCCGATCGCGATGGCCTCGGGCACGCGGGTCGCGCCGCGGCGCGCGCGGGCGAAGGCGGCGGGAGAGCTCGCCTCGGCGAAGGCCACGCCGTCCGCGATGGCCAGGCTCGGCCCAGCCGCGGTGAGCGGGTGCAGGCTGCCGGCCGCGTCGCCGACGCGCGCGACGCCGCCGCGGATCATGTTGCCGCGGGGCTGGATGCGCCCGTGCGACCAGGACGGCGCCCCACGGCGGAGCGCGTCCGCGAAGGGCTCCACCAGCTCCTCGGGCAGCGCGGGCGAATAGGCCTCGAGCAGCGCCACGCCGCCCTCGCGCGGGACCCGCCAGCCGAGCGGGACGTCGAGGGCGAGCCGCACCGTCGCGGGGCCCACGCGGTGCGCCACCGCCACCCCGGAGCCGCCGACGAAGACGTGACGGAAGCCCTCGAAGGGCAGGCGCGCGCCGACGAGATCCAGGCTCGCGATGCGGTGGGTGGGCGGCCGCTCGACGGCGCCGAAGGCGTACGCGCCCTCCCCGCGGCGGACCGGCTGCACGTCGGCGCCGGCCGCGAACACGAGGTGCGAGACGCGCGCGCTGCGCGGGCGGCCACGCTCCTGCCAGGTGACGGTGTCGGCGTCGACGCGGCTCGCGCGGACGGGCGTGCGCAGGGTGATCGCCTCGTCCGCCTCGCAGTGCTGGCGGAGCGTCTCGACCAGCAGACCGTGGGGGAGCGAGAAGCCGAAGCGGCCGACGCGGTAGGGGAGCGCGACCGGCTCGGTGCCGTCCTCCGGGTAGAGCACGAAGCCCTTGCCCGTCGGGTATCCGACCGGCGGCACGAGGTCGACGCCGAGGCCCTCGAGCGCGTCCATCGCCTCGGGGTGCAGCCAGGCTCCGACGTGCTGCGCGGCCGCCTCGTTGGGGTCGGCCTCGAGCAGGAGCACGCGCGCCCCCGCCTTCGCGCACGCCAGCGCGGTGGTGCACCCGGCGATCGACGCGCCGACGATCCCGACGTCGTACCGCGGCGTCATCACATGGCCGCCATCAGCTTCGCGGTGACCGACTGCACCATGGGCTTCTCGCCGATGGCGACGGCCCAGTCGAGCGCGTCCGTGCGGACCATCTTGCGGAAGACCCCGCCGCCCCAGAAGGAGAGCTGGAACGCCTTCTTGCACTCCCGCTCGTACTTCGCGCCCGCCTCGCTCTCGAGCTGGCCCTCACGCAAGATGCCGTGCACGGCCTCGGCGCCGAGCATGCCCGATCGCATGCCCTGGTAGATGCCCTCGGCCGTGGCCGGGTGCGTCATCAGGCCGGACTCGCCGATCGCGATGCGGCCGGGCGCGGTGAGCGAGTCGATCTTGTAGCTCCACACGACCGGGTGGCCCTTCCAGCCGCCGACCTGCGTCGCGTTGGCGAGCCGCTCGCCGTAGTACTTGTCGAGGAACTCCTGGAAGAGCTTGCGCGCGTGCTTCTTCCCGTCGGGCGGGTCCTCGTAGGTGATCCCGATGTTGACCCGCGTCTCCGACTCCGGGAAGAGCCAGCCGTAGTAGGGCTCGATCATCCGGTCGAAGATCATCTCGACGTGGTGCGGCTTGAACTCCGCGTCGTCCCACCAGCCCATGATCGCCTGGATGGTGCGGCGCGGGCGCAGCTCGGGGAGGCCGACGCGGCAGTGGCTGCCGCCGGCGATCAGCGTGAAGCGCGCGCGCACCTCGCGGCCGTCGCGCGCCTTGAAGCCGACCATGCGGCCGCGCTCCTCGATCGCCTCGCTCGCGTCGAAGTTCGGCAGGAAGCGCACGCCGCCGCTCGTCGCCTTCTTCCACAGGATGTGGTCGAGGGTGCGGCGGTGGCAGACGACCGCCTCGGCGACGTCGCCCGCGGACTGCCAGCTGTCGCGGCCGCCGGGGGTGACGATGCGGATCCCGCGGATCCAGTAGGCGTGCGGCTCGACCTCTTCCCAGATGCCGAGCTCCTTGAGCACCTTGATCCCCTTGGGGGAGATGCCGCTGCCGCAGGTCTTGTCGCGGGGGAAGTCGTGGCGGTCGACGAGCACGACGTCGTCGATCCCCAGGGTGGCGAGGTGGGCCGCGGCGGCGGTGCCCGCAGGCCCCGCTCCGATGATCGCGACCTCGGCGTCGTATGTCTCGGGCATCGTTCAGCTCCCCGTGGCGGCGCGGGCGCGCGTCTCTTCGGTGCGCTCCGTGACGGGCGCTTCGGTGGTGCCTTCGCGCGCGGGCACGAAGCCGCGGCGCGCGAAGTCGGCGTAGGCCTCGTGGACCGCCTGGCGGATGCCCGTCGGCTCGTAGCCGAGCTCGCGGCGGGCGCGCTCGAAGCTGGCGCGGCGGCGCTGGTCGAGGATCTTCA encodes:
- a CDS encoding NAD(P)/FAD-dependent oxidoreductase, whose translation is MPETYDAEVAIIGAGPAGTAAAAHLATLGIDDVVLVDRHDFPRDKTCGSGISPKGIKVLKELGIWEEVEPHAYWIRGIRIVTPGGRDSWQSAGDVAEAVVCHRRTLDHILWKKATSGGVRFLPNFDASEAIEERGRMVGFKARDGREVRARFTLIAGGSHCRVGLPELRPRRTIQAIMGWWDDAEFKPHHVEMIFDRMIEPYYGWLFPESETRVNIGITYEDPPDGKKHARKLFQEFLDKYYGERLANATQVGGWKGHPVVWSYKIDSLTAPGRIAIGESGLMTHPATAEGIYQGMRSGMLGAEAVHGILREGQLESEAGAKYERECKKAFQLSFWGGGVFRKMVRTDALDWAVAIGEKPMVQSVTAKLMAAM
- a CDS encoding FAD-dependent oxidoreductase; protein product: MTPRYDVGIVGASIAGCTTALACAKAGARVLLLEADPNEAAAQHVGAWLHPEAMDALEGLGVDLVPPVGYPTGKGFVLYPEDGTEPVALPYRVGRFGFSLPHGLLVETLRQHCEADEAITLRTPVRASRVDADTVTWQERGRPRSARVSHLVFAAGADVQPVRRGEGAYAFGAVERPPTHRIASLDLVGARLPFEGFRHVFVGGSGVAVAHRVGPATVRLALDVPLGWRVPREGGVALLEAYSPALPEELVEPFADALRRGAPSWSHGRIQPRGNMIRGGVARVGDAAGSLHPLTAAGPSLAIADGVAFAEASSPAAFARARRGATRVPEAIAIGLAEVLTDEAPESVAIRRAMYAMWRDDPGERLRTMSYIAGEHDGVLRFGGSCLRVMLSSAARVARAGARGDLRFAHKTGKAMLERVGWMVGGALGWSDLLPDGLAEKLEARGTTRFVGAMHHTGEAEVVGLPSRSGRAASIETALSRGAQALVAEQAEDGSFEGEVVWCPMLAAQYVLASHVMQRPIGEERKRLLLKHFEDTRLPGGAWGLHEKSEPYLFVTTLVYVAARLLGLDKDAPLLREAKAFIRREGGAVGIPSWGKLWLALVGLYEWEGVNPVVPELWATPRWLPVHPSRYYCHTRLIYMGMAALYGGRVTREATATVRCVRDEIFLAPYADIDFEAARETLRDGDVHDAPGPLLKLGYRALVAFEKAKSPALREKLLGDLREKIRYELRSTHYTCISPVSGMLGLLALHAADPDDPDLSQGLEAFEGWIWEDEQEGTRIAGARSATWDTAFAAQALSAAAPHVDLTSALTQADAFLASQQIKKGTGLEAQHDRLDPTGGYCFAGVWHGWPVSDCTAEAILARLHSPVARPSARAMQQAAEFVLRCQNADGGFGSYEARRHARLSIDWLNPSEMFGACMTERSYVECTSSCVQGLAAFRERYPDRMREQVDAAIERGVQRLRAAQNADGSFEGMWGVNFIYGTLFGVRGLLAAGVPCVDPQIRRACAWLLERQRPDGGWGEHFASVTEHRYVEHEEAQVVQTAWALTCLLEAEEPDFAALERAARLLARTQRADGTWPKQDPEGIFFHTALLEYRLYRSYFPPWALGLFVSRAKARAAWTEGGRRDRRPAVV